In one window of Zhihengliuella sp. ISTPL4 DNA:
- a CDS encoding DUF4032 domain-containing protein, producing MQESLRITAKTVDPGLLALPWSTPLEKWPSEHIVSLPKGLSRHLVRFADLSGRVVAVKETTTEMARREYEMLGNLARLDVPCVERVAVIAGRTDSSGDPLPAALVTSHLRFSMPYRALFTRVLRPDTATRLVDALALLLVRLHNVGFYWGDVSLSNTLFRRDAGAFAAYLVDAETGELHEEGLTDGQRAYDLDLARTNIAGEIMDLAAGGRLEHGVDAVAIADGIVSSYRSLWAELTAQESFSAAETWRITERVERLNALGFDIDEMSMSTTADGTVVEIQPKVVDAGHHQRRLIRLTGLDVEENQARRLLNDLDEFRARSTKQWADEEMYAHEWLTRVFEPVVRAIPYDLRAKLEPAEVFHQVLEHRWYLSQAQGRSVALAEVLTSYINDVLRHRRDEATIMGPPTETMGLPVVTGTLSLGDDDEVDWRDLV from the coding sequence ATGCAGGAATCCCTCCGGATCACCGCCAAGACGGTCGACCCCGGGCTGCTCGCCCTGCCCTGGTCGACGCCCCTGGAGAAGTGGCCGTCCGAGCACATCGTCTCCCTCCCCAAGGGCCTCTCGCGCCACCTCGTCCGCTTCGCGGACCTCTCGGGTCGCGTGGTGGCCGTCAAGGAGACGACGACGGAGATGGCACGGCGGGAGTACGAGATGCTCGGCAACCTCGCGCGCCTCGACGTGCCGTGCGTGGAGCGGGTCGCGGTGATCGCCGGGCGGACGGATTCGTCGGGTGACCCGTTGCCCGCGGCTCTGGTCACCTCACACCTGCGCTTCTCGATGCCGTATCGGGCGCTCTTCACCCGGGTGCTCCGCCCGGACACGGCCACCCGTCTCGTCGACGCCCTGGCCCTCCTGCTCGTCCGCCTGCACAACGTCGGCTTCTACTGGGGCGACGTCTCGCTCTCCAACACCCTGTTCCGTCGGGATGCCGGAGCGTTCGCGGCGTACCTCGTCGACGCGGAGACCGGCGAGCTGCACGAGGAAGGGCTGACGGACGGCCAGCGCGCCTACGATCTCGACCTCGCTCGGACGAACATCGCCGGCGAGATCATGGACCTCGCCGCGGGCGGGCGTCTGGAGCACGGCGTCGACGCCGTCGCCATCGCGGACGGCATCGTGTCCTCCTACCGCTCGCTGTGGGCCGAGCTCACCGCGCAGGAGTCCTTCTCCGCGGCAGAGACCTGGCGCATCACGGAACGCGTCGAGCGTCTGAACGCCCTGGGCTTCGACATCGACGAGATGTCGATGTCGACGACCGCGGACGGCACCGTGGTGGAGATCCAGCCCAAGGTCGTCGACGCGGGGCATCACCAGCGGCGGCTCATCCGCCTCACCGGCCTCGACGTCGAGGAGAACCAGGCCCGGCGACTCCTCAACGACCTCGACGAGTTCCGCGCCCGCTCCACCAAGCAGTGGGCGGACGAGGAGATGTACGCGCACGAGTGGCTCACGCGCGTCTTCGAGCCGGTCGTCCGTGCGATCCCTTACGACCTGCGCGCCAAGCTCGAGCCGGCGGAGGTGTTCCACCAGGTGCTGGAGCACCGCTGGTACCTGTCCCAGGCACAGGGGCGCTCGGTCGCCCTCGCAGAGGTGCTGACGAGCTACATCAACGACGTGCTCCGCCACCGCCGCGACGAAGCCACCATCATGGGACCGCCGACGGAGACGATGGGCCTCCCCGTCGTCACCGGCACGCTGTCGCTCGGCGACGACGACGAGGTGGACTGGCGCGACCTCGTCTGA
- a CDS encoding SDH family Clp fold serine proteinase: protein MTDGAPRQRTHLFSAQHADRYDRQQLIRRYQELTRARLIVMVDQVFHHSVTLLEELLSGASPEQELHLLLSSPGGDGEVAVRLVRAMQARCSRLTIIIPDMAKSAATIMALGAHEILMTASSDLGPVDPQFPINGRLVGAKEIEQAVKDAEARVAEAPDTFPLYSGLLADVNMLMVEQARSAMARSYTLIEEALSCSGLDEDSRSQIAEKLKGPLVDDATMHGATVGPDAARSLGLPVTTVDPESESWQLIWALWTRYFHLGAWPAGNRSVYEGELASQTFGQ from the coding sequence GTGACCGACGGGGCGCCCCGTCAGCGGACGCATCTTTTCTCCGCTCAACACGCCGATCGTTACGACCGGCAGCAGCTGATCCGGCGTTATCAGGAGCTGACCCGCGCACGCCTGATCGTGATGGTGGACCAGGTGTTCCATCACTCAGTAACGCTCCTTGAGGAACTCCTGTCCGGGGCTAGTCCCGAGCAGGAGCTTCACCTGCTCTTATCCAGCCCTGGAGGGGATGGTGAGGTTGCAGTGCGTCTCGTGCGAGCCATGCAGGCTCGGTGCAGCCGCCTGACCATCATCATCCCGGATATGGCGAAGTCCGCCGCGACGATCATGGCCCTTGGGGCCCACGAGATCCTGATGACAGCTTCGAGCGACCTCGGCCCCGTCGACCCGCAGTTTCCCATCAACGGCCGCCTGGTAGGGGCGAAGGAGATCGAGCAGGCGGTCAAGGACGCTGAGGCGCGCGTTGCCGAGGCCCCCGATACGTTCCCTCTCTACTCGGGCCTACTCGCCGACGTGAACATGCTGATGGTGGAACAGGCGCGTTCCGCGATGGCTCGTAGTTACACGCTCATCGAAGAGGCCCTCTCCTGTTCCGGTCTCGACGAGGATTCGCGATCCCAGATTGCGGAGAAGCTCAAAGGGCCGCTTGTCGACGATGCCACGATGCACGGGGCGACAGTGGGCCCCGACGCGGCCCGCTCTCTCGGGCTGCCCGTCACCACGGTGGATCCGGAGTCCGAGTCGTGGCAACTCATCTGGGCTCTTTGGACTCGCTACTTCCACCTCGGAGCGTGGCCGGCAGGTAACCGCTCCGTGTACGAGGGAGAACTCGCATCGCAGACCTTCGGGCAGTGA
- a CDS encoding DsbA family protein, translated as MSSDETPNVPAPRNSREAVREKAQKVHAQQSRARLMRRIIIGAVAIIAVGAIGTAVTLAVTSQTSKPQLSPSGMEADGVVVTDVASAAIAGSASATPDPEPSEAATTETPSPEPSAAGAVEVHVYVDYLSPDAGKFERANARLLSQWIEDGAATVSYHPVALLTASSNGTKYSLRSAAAAACVATHSPDQFYAFNHDLLDDQPEVGSDGMSDEELANLAGAVGVDNVKTVRSCIQDGDYVSWAKEATTRALEGPLPGSDDLVLTAAPMIVVNGEAYVGALDDPQELSTFVMSVASEAYYESATPTPSPTATSAPAE; from the coding sequence ATGTCGAGCGACGAAACGCCGAACGTCCCCGCCCCTCGCAATTCGCGCGAGGCCGTGCGGGAGAAGGCACAGAAGGTGCACGCCCAGCAGTCGCGGGCGCGTCTCATGCGACGGATCATCATCGGCGCGGTCGCGATCATCGCGGTCGGCGCGATCGGGACCGCCGTGACGCTCGCCGTGACCTCGCAGACCTCCAAGCCCCAGCTCAGCCCGAGTGGCATGGAGGCCGATGGTGTCGTGGTGACGGACGTCGCGTCCGCCGCGATCGCCGGCTCGGCCTCGGCCACGCCCGATCCCGAGCCCAGCGAGGCCGCCACCACGGAGACGCCGTCTCCCGAGCCCTCCGCGGCCGGCGCCGTCGAGGTGCACGTGTACGTCGACTACCTCTCGCCGGACGCGGGCAAGTTCGAGCGTGCCAACGCCCGTCTGCTCTCACAGTGGATCGAGGACGGCGCCGCCACCGTCAGCTACCACCCGGTCGCGCTGCTGACCGCCAGCTCCAACGGCACGAAGTACTCGCTGCGCTCCGCCGCCGCGGCCGCCTGCGTTGCGACGCACTCGCCGGACCAGTTCTACGCGTTCAACCACGATCTGCTCGACGACCAGCCCGAGGTGGGCAGCGACGGGATGTCGGATGAGGAGCTCGCCAACCTCGCGGGCGCCGTCGGCGTGGACAACGTCAAGACCGTGCGCTCCTGCATCCAGGACGGCGACTATGTCAGCTGGGCGAAGGAAGCGACCACCAGGGCACTCGAGGGGCCGCTCCCCGGCTCCGACGACCTCGTCCTCACCGCCGCCCCGATGATCGTCGTGAACGGCGAGGCGTACGTCGGCGCGCTGGACGACCCGCAGGAGCTGTCGACGTTCGTCATGTCCGTCGCGAGCGAGGCGTACTACGAGTCGGCGACCCCGACGCCGAGCCCGACCGCCACCTCGGCGCCGGCCGAGTAG
- the ugpC gene encoding ABC transporter ATP-binding protein, whose amino-acid sequence MASVTFDEATRLYPGGTRPAVDKLNLEVGDGEFLVLVGPSGCGKSTSLRMLAGLEEVNSGRILIGDRDVTDVPPKDRDIAMVFQNYALYPHMTVAENMGFALKIAGVGKEERAARVLEAAKLLDLEQYLTRKPKALSGGQRQRVAMGRAIVRQPQVFLMDEPLSNLDAKLRVQTRTQIASLQRRLGVTTVYVTHDQTEALTMGDRIAVLKDGLLQQVGSPRDLYEKPENVFVAGFIGSPAMNLFSADLADGGVRFGTEVVPLDRDTVGRANGSQVTVGVRPEDITVGPADGQGLSVVVDLVEELGADGYLYGHTEINGKRTDLVARVDGRNHPNAGETVTLAANPGHVHAFDLETGDRLNDKPVVSA is encoded by the coding sequence ATGGCATCTGTGACTTTCGACGAGGCCACCCGCCTGTACCCCGGCGGCACTCGTCCGGCTGTCGACAAGCTCAACCTCGAGGTGGGAGACGGCGAGTTCCTCGTCCTGGTCGGTCCCTCCGGTTGCGGTAAGTCCACCTCCCTCCGCATGCTCGCCGGCCTCGAAGAGGTCAACTCCGGCCGCATCCTCATCGGCGACCGCGACGTCACCGACGTGCCGCCGAAGGACCGCGACATCGCGATGGTGTTCCAGAACTACGCGCTGTACCCGCACATGACCGTCGCCGAGAACATGGGCTTCGCGCTCAAGATCGCCGGTGTCGGCAAGGAGGAGCGCGCCGCCCGCGTCCTCGAGGCCGCGAAGCTCCTCGACCTGGAGCAGTACCTCACCCGTAAGCCGAAGGCGCTCTCCGGTGGTCAGCGGCAGCGTGTCGCCATGGGTCGCGCGATCGTCCGTCAGCCCCAGGTGTTCCTCATGGACGAGCCGCTGTCGAACCTCGACGCCAAGCTCCGCGTCCAGACCCGTACGCAGATCGCGTCGCTGCAGCGCCGCCTCGGCGTCACCACGGTCTACGTCACGCACGACCAGACCGAGGCGCTCACCATGGGCGACCGCATCGCCGTGCTGAAGGACGGCCTGCTCCAGCAGGTCGGCTCGCCGCGCGATCTGTATGAGAAGCCGGAGAACGTCTTCGTCGCCGGCTTCATCGGCTCGCCGGCCATGAACCTGTTCTCGGCCGACCTGGCCGACGGTGGCGTGCGCTTCGGCACCGAGGTCGTCCCGCTCGACCGCGACACCGTTGGCCGCGCCAACGGCTCGCAGGTCACCGTGGGCGTCCGTCCCGAGGACATCACCGTCGGCCCGGCCGACGGCCAGGGCCTCTCGGTCGTCGTCGACCTCGTCGAGGAGCTCGGCGCCGACGGCTACCTCTACGGCCACACGGAGATCAACGGCAAGCGCACCGACCTCGTCGCCCGCGTCGACGGCCGCAACCACCCGAACGCCGGTGAGACCGTCACCCTCGCCGCGAACCCGGGTCACGTGCACGCGTTCGACCTCGAGACCGGCGACCGCCTGAACGACAAGCCGGTCGTCTCGGCCTGA